TTTATGTCTTCGTTAAGCAAGGTTTGAGAGTCTTCCGATATATCGTTTATAAGTTTTATTAAGGTAAACGGGTCTTTCGATTTTATATAATGGGAATTGAGCCATAATAATTTTTCGGTATTAAAAATAGCGGCGGATTTGCTTATGTTTTTTAAATCGAAAAATTTTATAATTTCATCCATAGAAAGAATTTCGTCGTTACCATGAGACCAGCCGAGCCTAATGAGATAATTAACTAAAGCTTCAGGTAAAAATCCTTCCTTTTTGTACTGGATGACGGAGGTAGCGCCGTGCCTTTTAGAAAGCCTTTTGCCGTCAGGACCGAGTATCATGGAAACATGAGCAAATTCCGGCGCTTTAAAGCCTAAAGCATTATACAGCATTATCTGTTTAGGCGTATTACTTACATGGTCGTCGCCTCTAAGCACGTGCGTTATTCCAGACAAAGCATCGTCTATGACTACGGCAAAGTTATATGTAGGAATTCCGTCTTCCCTGACTATTACGAAATCGTCTATTTCTTTGTTTTCTATGCTTATAACCTGATTTCTTATTAAGTCTTTGAAAAACGTGGCGGACCCTGCTTCTCTGCCCACTTTAAACCTTATAACGTGCGGCGTTTTTAGCATTTCGGCATCAGGCTTTAATTCACGGCATCTGCCGACGTACATAGGTTTTTTGTTTTCGGCTATAAGTTTATTTCTGTCTTCTTCTAAAAGCTCTTTTGAGCAAAAACAATAATAAGCCTTTCCTTCTTTTAAAAGTTTTTCTACGTAAGAATTATAGATATTAAGACGTTCGGATTGATGCAATATTTCTTCGTCAGATATAATAGACATCCATTTAAGGCTTTCTATTATATCTTCTTCAAATATTTTTTCGGAACGTTCAAAATCAGTGTCTTCAATTCTTAAAACAAATTTTCCGCCGTTATGTTTGGCATAAACATAGTTAAAAAGAGCCGTCCTTGCTCCGCCTATATGCAGATAGCCCGTAGGACTCGGAGCAAATCTTGTTTTTATTGTATCCATAATAAATATTAAGGAGTTTATAAAAATATTTAATATATAACGATAGAAGAATATCCGACTACGCTTGAATAATCGCCGGTAACTTCTCCTGAATTGGTATATCCTATAATTTTTGCTTTGGTTCGTCCGGCCATTTTGGCGACGTTAATCATTATGGATGCGGGGATAAAACCGCACATCGTAATATCGTTTAACCTTACTTTTTCGTACAA
The DNA window shown above is from Candidatus Acidulodesulfobacterium acidiphilum and carries:
- the gltX gene encoding glutamate--tRNA ligase, which produces MDTIKTRFAPSPTGYLHIGGARTALFNYVYAKHNGGKFVLRIEDTDFERSEKIFEEDIIESLKWMSIISDEEILHQSERLNIYNSYVEKLLKEGKAYYCFCSKELLEEDRNKLIAENKKPMYVGRCRELKPDAEMLKTPHVIRFKVGREAGSATFFKDLIRNQVISIENKEIDDFVIVREDGIPTYNFAVVIDDALSGITHVLRGDDHVSNTPKQIMLYNALGFKAPEFAHVSMILGPDGKRLSKRHGATSVIQYKKEGFLPEALVNYLIRLGWSHGNDEILSMDEIIKFFDLKNISKSAAIFNTEKLLWLNSHYIKSKDPFTLIKLINDISEDSQTLLNEDIKTAALVDSLKSRSKTLVELRRKLDFFLNKTVEYNTGVINEFNFNQNDVDFLSSFKGFIISLDDKIFTDAKNLEDLKVSIELIKNAFNDFFSQNGWTMKEKAMIIRLAFTGEKVSPPIYEMIFSLGKERCAERIEAFLCR